One Vitis vinifera cultivar Pinot Noir 40024 chromosome 15, ASM3070453v1 genomic window, CGAGGTGATTGTCGCATACACCCTCATGTAACTCAGCTAATATGTATTGAGCCTCTAAGCAGTCTAGGCACCTGAGGTAGGGGCCTGTAAAAGATCGTTTGTAAAGGTGCTCCCCGATCAGAGCGAAACGGGCAGCTTGTACCCGGATCTTGTGCGTTTGCTTGGGTTCATCAGGTAGAGATCCTGTTCGGAGGTATCCTGCTATGACTTCCGTCCACTCCTGGCCCTCTTCCTGGCTCTCCTCAATAGTATTGCAAGTGGATGCTTTTGTGATGGAAGGATCAGTCTACACATATATAGGCAATAATATGGCCTCTTTGATGGGCAGGGAAGCAGCTA contains:
- the LOC104881772 gene encoding uncharacterized protein LOC104881772, producing the protein MTRLREENAVLHIQVSSSRPPHDQCPRGQGANSRPDLESTDPSITKASTCNTIEESQEEGQEWTEVIAGYLRTGSLPDEPKQTHKIRVQAARFALIGEHLYKRSFTGPYLRCLDCLEAQYILAELHEGVCDNHLGGRSLAHRAHSQGYYWPTIKRDVTTYVKKCDKCQRHAPYRMRLLKR